The Streptomyces sp. NBC_01268 genome window below encodes:
- a CDS encoding MarR family transcriptional regulator, which translates to MKPTTSVKPIGSWLNRTDRALTRAMDELLAASGLTRLAWQVLNVVRDAPGADGATDADVLTLLAANADAPTLTAAVETVVADGWAARPAPARLALTADGRFRLDAAAERVAAFRTRAASGISPEEYRTAVGVLERMTRNLEGAPAAGRGRG; encoded by the coding sequence GTGAAGCCGACGACCTCCGTGAAGCCCATCGGCTCCTGGCTGAACCGCACGGACCGCGCCCTCACCCGTGCCATGGACGAGCTGCTCGCCGCGTCCGGGCTCACCCGCCTCGCCTGGCAGGTCCTCAACGTCGTCAGGGACGCGCCCGGTGCCGACGGTGCCACGGACGCCGACGTCCTGACCCTCCTCGCCGCCAACGCCGACGCCCCCACGCTGACCGCCGCCGTCGAGACCGTCGTCGCCGACGGCTGGGCGGCCCGCCCGGCCCCCGCCCGGCTCGCCCTCACGGCCGACGGACGGTTCCGCCTCGACGCGGCGGCGGAACGCGTCGCCGCCTTCCGGACCCGCGCGGCGAGCGGCATCTCCCCGGAGGAGTACCGCACCGCCGTCGGCGTCCTGGAGCGCATGACCCGCAACCTGGAGGGCGCGCCCGCCGCCGGCCGGGGCCGGGGGTGA
- a CDS encoding methyltransferase domain-containing protein, with product MSARTEEAGPSGLASVLLASGALRPDWLPAFRAVPRDLFVPDRIWPGIADGTRQNPLVDRAVDPHGWLAAVYSDIPLTTQWDDGRHAGDAVGTRPSSSSSQPSMVFAMLDDLGVEDGHQVLEIGTGTGWNAGLLSHRLGSDAVVSVEFDPEVSEGAAQRLRTAGLSPTVIVGDGRQGYGVRAPYDRVIATCSVGEIPPAWIEQTAPGGLIVAPWGTEYGGEAIARLTVGEDGAAHGHFTRSSAFMRLRQQRPDLPDHDTYLKGEEWPAGGVRSVTALSPAEVGGWLEQFVIGLRVPGAFWTVERYDDGAYTLWTYGTDGTSWASTDHEPGATEFEVVQSGPRRLWDETEAAYDWWVGQGRPGFERFGLTVRPTSRVAWLDRATEPLT from the coding sequence GTGAGCGCGCGCACGGAGGAGGCGGGCCCCTCGGGGCTCGCCTCCGTACTCCTCGCCTCGGGCGCGTTGCGACCCGACTGGCTGCCCGCGTTCAGGGCGGTCCCCCGGGACCTGTTCGTACCCGACCGCATCTGGCCGGGCATCGCGGACGGCACCCGGCAGAACCCGCTCGTGGACCGGGCCGTCGATCCGCACGGCTGGCTCGCGGCGGTGTACTCCGACATCCCCCTCACCACCCAGTGGGACGACGGCCGGCACGCCGGGGACGCCGTCGGCACCCGCCCGTCGAGTTCCAGCTCGCAGCCGAGCATGGTGTTCGCGATGCTCGACGACCTCGGCGTCGAGGACGGGCACCAGGTCCTGGAGATCGGCACCGGTACGGGCTGGAACGCGGGGCTGCTCTCCCACCGGCTCGGGTCGGACGCCGTGGTCTCGGTCGAGTTCGATCCGGAGGTGTCCGAAGGGGCGGCCCAGCGCCTGAGAACGGCCGGGCTCTCGCCCACCGTGATCGTCGGGGACGGACGACAGGGGTACGGGGTCCGGGCGCCCTACGACCGGGTCATCGCCACCTGCTCCGTCGGGGAGATCCCGCCCGCGTGGATCGAACAGACGGCTCCCGGCGGACTGATCGTCGCCCCCTGGGGAACGGAGTACGGCGGCGAGGCCATCGCGCGGCTCACCGTCGGCGAAGACGGCGCCGCCCATGGACACTTCACCCGCTCCAGCGCCTTCATGCGGCTCCGTCAGCAACGCCCGGACCTCCCCGACCACGACACGTACCTCAAGGGCGAGGAGTGGCCGGCGGGCGGCGTCAGGAGCGTGACGGCGCTCTCGCCCGCCGAGGTCGGCGGGTGGCTGGAACAGTTCGTGATCGGGCTGCGCGTGCCGGGGGCGTTCTGGACCGTCGAGCGGTACGACGACGGCGCGTACACGCTGTGGACGTACGGCACCGACGGCACCTCGTGGGCATCGACCGACCACGAGCCGGGTGCCACGGAGTTCGAGGTGGTGCAGTCCGGGCCCCGTCGACTGTGGGACGAGACGGAGGCCGCGTACGACTGGTGGGTGGGACAAGGGCGGCCCGGATTCGAGCGGTTCGGCCTGACCGTGCGGCCGACCTCGCGGGTCGCCTGGCTGGACCGGGCAACCGAACCCCTGACGTGA
- a CDS encoding helix-turn-helix domain-containing protein, with amino-acid sequence MPGAKDLDPGDSIEQYLGNLVREARLALGREWTQAYVATKAFSSGTRISEIERGEDPPDRDLARKLEIVLRLPPGSLVNLVKILTEQNVRDYAKTYMRRQLEATAIHEFSIVVPGLLQTAGYARAAMEAGLAGDSAQIGDYVRRRLERQTVLERPEAPWMMIVLDEACLRRDMGGAQVMKEQIEHLITMSERPHVNIQVLPISGTPVAGSVALLTLPKGERGAYTEGFSTGNYSEDPVEVMRFQRVYDLLQQGALGVRASLELMRAIAKEHDD; translated from the coding sequence ATGCCAGGAGCGAAGGATCTGGATCCCGGGGACAGCATCGAGCAGTACCTCGGAAACCTGGTCCGCGAGGCGCGCTTAGCACTCGGGCGGGAGTGGACGCAGGCGTACGTGGCGACCAAGGCGTTCAGCAGTGGGACCAGGATTTCCGAGATCGAGCGCGGTGAGGATCCGCCGGACCGTGACCTGGCGAGGAAGCTGGAGATCGTCCTGCGTCTTCCGCCCGGTTCCCTCGTGAACCTCGTGAAGATCCTCACCGAGCAGAACGTGCGCGACTACGCGAAGACGTACATGCGACGGCAGCTCGAAGCCACCGCCATTCATGAATTCTCGATCGTGGTGCCGGGCCTGTTGCAGACGGCCGGATATGCGCGCGCGGCGATGGAGGCGGGTCTCGCGGGCGATTCGGCCCAGATCGGCGACTATGTGCGAAGGCGATTGGAGCGTCAGACGGTACTCGAACGACCCGAAGCGCCCTGGATGATGATCGTGCTCGACGAAGCCTGTCTGCGCCGTGACATGGGCGGCGCGCAGGTGATGAAGGAGCAGATCGAGCACCTGATCACGATGTCCGAACGCCCCCATGTGAACATCCAGGTGCTTCCCATTTCGGGAACACCTGTTGCTGGTTCCGTTGCGCTCCTTACGCTTCCCAAGGGTGAGCGAGGGGCGTACACAGAGGGATTCAGTACGGGTAACTACTCCGAGGATCCAGTCGAGGTGATGAGGTTTCAGCGTGTCTATGATCTGTTGCAACAGGGTGCGTTGGGCGTCCGGGCGTCCCTGGAACTGATGCGTGCTATCGCGAAGGAACACGATGACTGA
- a CDS encoding DUF397 domain-containing protein → MTEASPNWHKSTYSGNDNDACVEVADNAPRVVRVRDTKDLATGELTAAPAAWAAFVAYARTRAV, encoded by the coding sequence ATGACTGAGGCCTCCCCGAACTGGCACAAGAGCACCTACAGCGGCAACGACAACGACGCCTGCGTCGAGGTCGCCGACAACGCTCCCCGCGTCGTCCGCGTCCGGGACACCAAGGACCTCGCCACCGGCGAGCTCACGGCCGCGCCGGCCGCCTGGGCCGCGTTCGTCGCGTACGCGCGGACGCGCGCGGTCTGA
- a CDS encoding SRPBCC domain-containing protein — translation MEYGSIERELRIDAAPEVVYEVISTPEHLREWWPDEAELEPVVGGTGTITFGGHGTVPLTVLEADPPRRFVFRWAYEGEAATETNSFLVTFDLVPAGDGTLLRFKETGFRERGWEAAVLEEAYTDHVRGWDHFLPRLVSYAAKAVVRP, via the coding sequence ATGGAATACGGAAGCATCGAGCGCGAGCTCCGCATCGACGCCGCCCCCGAGGTGGTCTACGAGGTGATCAGCACCCCGGAGCACCTGCGTGAGTGGTGGCCCGACGAGGCCGAGCTGGAGCCGGTCGTCGGTGGTACCGGCACGATCACCTTCGGCGGGCACGGGACCGTGCCGCTCACCGTCCTGGAGGCCGATCCGCCGCGCCGGTTCGTGTTCCGGTGGGCGTACGAGGGGGAGGCGGCCACCGAGACGAACTCGTTCCTGGTGACCTTCGACCTCGTTCCGGCCGGGGACGGCACGCTGCTGCGCTTCAAGGAGACCGGGTTCCGCGAGCGCGGCTGGGAGGCCGCCGTACTGGAGGAGGCGTACACCGACCACGTCCGCGGCTGGGACCACTTCCTCCCGCGCCTCGTCTCGTACGCGGCCAAGGCGGTCGTACGGCCATGA
- a CDS encoding ArsR/SmtB family transcription factor, with translation MSTVIDDDLWSAIGDPTRRRIVDLLLDEGGGTSTTLSERLPVTRQAVAKHLGVLDRVGLVHGTPSGRERRYEVDEAQLARAVAQLSAVGETWDARLRRIKRIAERIQEQRRDEQP, from the coding sequence ATGAGCACCGTCATCGACGACGACCTCTGGTCAGCGATCGGCGATCCGACCCGGCGGCGGATAGTCGACCTGCTCCTCGACGAAGGGGGCGGCACGTCGACCACGCTCAGCGAGCGGCTGCCCGTCACCCGGCAGGCCGTCGCCAAGCACCTCGGCGTGCTGGACCGCGTCGGCCTGGTGCACGGCACGCCGTCGGGGCGTGAGCGCCGCTACGAGGTGGACGAGGCCCAGCTCGCCCGCGCGGTCGCCCAGTTGTCGGCGGTCGGCGAGACCTGGGACGCCCGCCTGCGGCGGATCAAGCGGATCGCCGAGCGGATCCAGGAGCAACGAAGGGATGAGCAGCCATGA
- a CDS encoding SRPBCC family protein produces the protein MTTSTSTSTSTPASASASASGGGAPTARGYSTAYTVPQSPEEVFAAVTDVRTWWTGVIEGRADGPGAEFTYRHPPEHYSVQRVVAYEPGRRVVWRVTDSELSFVSEPGEWTGSEIVFDITPVADGTELRFTHVGLVPDVECFGACSTAWTHFVDGSLRSLITTGKALPEPW, from the coding sequence ATGACGACATCGACATCGACATCGACATCGACACCGGCATCGGCATCGGCTTCGGCGTCGGGCGGCGGCGCGCCCACCGCGCGCGGGTACTCGACGGCGTACACCGTCCCGCAGTCGCCCGAAGAGGTCTTCGCCGCCGTCACGGACGTCCGTACCTGGTGGACGGGCGTGATCGAGGGGCGCGCCGACGGGCCGGGCGCCGAGTTCACCTACCGGCACCCGCCCGAGCACTACAGCGTCCAGCGGGTCGTCGCGTACGAGCCGGGGCGCCGGGTGGTCTGGCGGGTCACCGACAGTGAGCTGTCCTTCGTCTCGGAGCCGGGCGAGTGGACCGGCAGCGAGATCGTCTTCGACATCACGCCCGTGGCCGACGGCACCGAGCTGCGGTTCACCCATGTCGGACTGGTGCCGGACGTCGAGTGCTTCGGTGCCTGCTCCACGGCCTGGACGCACTTCGTCGACGGCAGCCTGCGCAGCCTGATCACCACGGGGAAGGCCCTGCCCGAACCGTGGTGA
- the hutH gene encoding histidine ammonia-lyase: MQTVVLGTSGTTPQDVIDVARHGARVELSSEAVQALAAARATVDALAAKPEPVYGVSTGFGALATRHIGHELRAQLQRNIVRSHAAGMGPRVEREVVRALMFLRLKTVASGHTGVRPEVAQTMADVLNAGITPVVHEYGSLGCSGDLAPLSHCALALMGEGDAEGPDGVVKPAGELLAAAGIAPVELKEKEGLALLNGTDGMLGMLIMALADLDTLYKSADITAALSLEALLGTEKVLEPELHAIRPHPGQAASAANMLAVLKGSELTGHFQSGEAPRVQDAYSVRCAPQVAGAGRDTMAHARLVAERELAAAVDNPVVLGNGEVRSNGNFHGAPVAYVLDFLAIAAADLGSIAERRTDRLLDKNRSHGLPAFLADDAGVDSGLMIAQYTQAALVSEMKRLAVPASADSIPSSAMQEDHVSMGWSAARKLRTAIGNLNRIIAVEMYAATRGIELRHGLTPAPASVAAIEALRAAGVAGPGPDRFLAPDLAAADAFVRDGALVAAVEPVTGPLQ, from the coding sequence ATGCAGACTGTCGTCCTTGGGACGTCCGGCACCACCCCGCAGGACGTCATCGACGTCGCCCGCCACGGCGCGCGCGTCGAGCTGTCATCCGAGGCCGTCCAGGCGCTCGCCGCCGCGCGGGCCACCGTGGACGCGCTCGCCGCGAAGCCGGAGCCGGTCTACGGCGTCTCCACCGGGTTCGGCGCCCTCGCCACCCGGCACATCGGGCACGAGCTGCGGGCCCAGCTGCAGCGCAACATCGTGCGCTCGCACGCCGCCGGCATGGGGCCGCGGGTCGAGCGCGAGGTCGTGCGCGCGCTGATGTTCCTGCGGCTCAAGACCGTCGCCTCCGGCCACACCGGCGTCCGTCCCGAGGTCGCGCAGACCATGGCCGACGTGCTCAACGCGGGGATCACCCCCGTCGTGCACGAGTACGGCTCCCTCGGCTGTTCCGGCGACCTCGCGCCGCTCTCGCACTGCGCCCTGGCCCTCATGGGCGAGGGTGACGCCGAGGGCCCCGACGGCGTGGTCAAGCCCGCGGGCGAGCTGCTCGCCGCCGCCGGCATCGCGCCCGTCGAGCTCAAGGAGAAGGAGGGCCTCGCCCTCCTCAACGGCACCGACGGCATGCTCGGCATGCTGATCATGGCCCTCGCCGACCTCGACACCCTCTACAAGTCGGCCGACATCACCGCCGCCCTCTCCCTGGAGGCCCTCCTCGGCACCGAGAAGGTGCTGGAGCCCGAGCTGCACGCCATCCGCCCGCACCCGGGCCAGGCCGCCTCCGCCGCCAACATGCTCGCCGTGCTCAAGGGCTCCGAGCTCACCGGCCACTTCCAGAGCGGCGAGGCCCCCCGGGTCCAGGACGCCTACTCGGTGCGCTGCGCCCCGCAGGTCGCCGGCGCCGGCCGCGACACCATGGCGCACGCCCGCCTCGTCGCCGAGCGCGAGCTGGCCGCCGCCGTCGACAACCCGGTGGTCCTGGGCAACGGCGAGGTCCGCTCCAACGGCAACTTCCACGGCGCCCCCGTCGCGTACGTCCTCGACTTCCTCGCGATCGCCGCCGCGGACCTCGGATCCATCGCCGAGCGCCGCACCGACCGGCTCCTCGACAAGAACCGCTCGCACGGCCTGCCGGCCTTCCTCGCCGACGACGCCGGCGTCGACTCCGGCCTGATGATCGCCCAGTACACGCAGGCCGCCCTGGTCAGCGAGATGAAGCGGCTCGCCGTCCCGGCCTCCGCCGACTCCATCCCCTCCTCGGCGATGCAGGAGGACCACGTCTCCATGGGCTGGTCCGCGGCCCGCAAGCTGCGCACCGCGATCGGCAACCTCAACCGGATCATCGCCGTCGAGATGTACGCCGCCACCCGCGGCATCGAGCTCCGCCACGGCCTGACCCCGGCCCCCGCCTCCGTCGCCGCCATCGAGGCGCTGCGCGCCGCCGGTGTCGCCGGTCCCGGCCCGGACCGCTTCCTCGCGCCCGACCTGGCCGCCGCCGACGCCTTCGTGCGGGACGGCGCCCTCGTCGCCGCCGTCGAGCCCGTCACCGGCCCGCTCCAGTAG